In Vibrio sp. FE10, the following are encoded in one genomic region:
- a CDS encoding methyl-accepting chemotaxis protein: MKLSVRKKLYAGFGSILAVLVTLVSIVWIEVIGAHKSADEIRMDDVPGTVTYLVLIDEAGDVYRDALGAIIQVDNALNDYRSNKNEFAQAIAEAKRLESRGSEDHRRIQRIEELMGRFTQEFESKLVPKINDESALLSNIQQLRSLYESNLIPVENLLDQASASERADTEQSLLVLTESFTTIERTIMVLSGIAIVFGSVIAYVLSSSITNRLTRVEQVARRVANGDLTAGDIVDDSGDELADLAQSINQMQKSLVDLLGSISSVTNQVQSVTGELSSISHDIVSGASAQADKANLIATAAEELSLTISEVAQQGTSTYEEARRSESSAEDGRNVIVEMVASIQQVSAQMSDMSVQMNTLGSHGEQIGSVIKVIEDIAEQTNLLALNAAIEAARAGEFGRGFAVVADEVRALAERTTKATQEVSGIIQSIQSGTQEAVTYTQDNCRLVEIGVEQSTGAVSALEAIVSGAGNVQSMVNSIATAAEEQTAVTKEIAADITAISDISEQSLQLATRSSENTLGLNAKVAELEALVGKFKLA; this comes from the coding sequence GTGAAATTGTCAGTGAGAAAGAAACTGTATGCCGGTTTTGGCTCTATATTGGCGGTGCTTGTCACGTTAGTCAGTATTGTGTGGATAGAAGTGATTGGGGCTCACAAGAGCGCTGATGAAATTAGAATGGACGATGTGCCGGGTACGGTCACTTACCTTGTTCTGATAGATGAAGCAGGAGACGTCTACCGAGATGCATTAGGTGCGATTATTCAGGTCGACAATGCACTCAATGATTACCGCTCGAATAAGAACGAGTTTGCTCAAGCTATCGCAGAAGCAAAACGTTTAGAAAGTCGAGGCTCAGAAGACCATCGTCGTATTCAGCGAATCGAAGAGCTAATGGGACGCTTCACTCAAGAGTTTGAATCGAAGCTTGTACCTAAGATCAACGATGAGTCTGCGCTGTTATCGAATATCCAGCAGCTTCGTTCTTTATATGAGAGCAACTTAATCCCAGTTGAAAACTTACTAGACCAAGCATCAGCAAGTGAGCGTGCGGATACAGAGCAATCACTGCTTGTATTAACCGAGTCGTTTACCACGATTGAACGTACCATTATGGTGTTGTCTGGCATTGCGATTGTATTTGGTAGTGTGATTGCGTATGTACTGTCTAGCTCTATCACTAACCGTTTAACTCGCGTTGAACAGGTAGCGCGACGTGTAGCAAATGGTGACTTAACGGCCGGAGATATCGTTGATGATTCGGGTGATGAACTGGCTGACTTAGCTCAGTCCATTAACCAGATGCAGAAATCATTGGTAGATCTATTGGGTTCTATCTCTTCTGTGACCAACCAAGTTCAATCGGTTACCGGAGAACTGTCGTCGATTAGTCATGACATCGTTTCTGGTGCGTCGGCACAAGCGGATAAAGCGAACCTGATTGCAACAGCAGCAGAAGAGTTAAGCTTAACCATCTCTGAAGTGGCTCAGCAGGGCACTTCTACTTATGAAGAAGCTCGACGTTCTGAGTCTTCGGCAGAAGATGGCCGTAATGTGATAGTAGAGATGGTGGCAAGCATTCAACAAGTCTCTGCTCAAATGAGTGATATGTCGGTACAGATGAACACGCTAGGTTCACATGGTGAACAAATTGGTAGCGTGATTAAAGTGATTGAAGACATTGCTGAGCAAACCAACCTGTTGGCTTTGAATGCGGCGATTGAAGCGGCACGTGCTGGTGAGTTTGGACGTGGTTTTGCCGTAGTCGCTGACGAAGTAAGAGCGTTGGCTGAAAGAACCACCAAAGCGACGCAAGAAGTGTCTGGCATCATCCAATCGATCCAGTCTGGTACTCAAGAAGCCGTGACTTACACTCAAGACAACTGTCGTTTAGTTGAAATTGGTGTAGAGCAAAGCACAGGGGCGGTATCGGCTCTAGAAGCGATTGTTAGCGGTGCTGGCAATGTACAAAGCATGGTCAACTCTATCGCGACCGCGGCAGAAGAACAGACGGCTGTGACCAAAGAAATTGCTGCGGATATTACCGCGATCAGTGATATCTCAGAGCAATCCTTGCAACTGGCGACTCGCAGTTCTGAAAATACACTGGGCTTGAATGCCAAGGTTGCGGAGCTAGAAGCTCTGGTTGGTAAGTTCAAACTTGCTTAG
- a CDS encoding sodium-dependent transporter, whose translation MATSNTTTTPRDTWGSKLGFVMAAAGSAVGLGNIWKFPYTAGESGGGAFVAIYLFFVIFIGFSVMLTEFAIGRHTQKSAVGAFKSTDRRWTFAGVIGVVSGLLIMGFYPVVGGWSIAYIGKIAGGLLDAPEAIGDSFGGFISNPVQPLMWMGLYLLLNVVIVMKGISGGIEKAGKILMPLLFIILIVVSIKGLMLPGAMAGLEFLFSPDFSKVDSGVILAALGQAFFSLSLGMGCMLTYGSYLKKKENLVQTTAMVTAMDTGVAILAGVAMFPAMFAFGMEPAAGPGLVFVVVPQLFAEMGGVVGLLFALMFFVGLSVAALTSSVSLLEVVVSYLIDEKGMKRVTAVLSASVVMAILCIFASLSLGGFGPTLFGTGAFDIFDLLTDKIFLAVGGMLVCIFAGWRLNRADLEKEITNDGEVSFPLFGLWYTLVKYIIPVAIAIVAFMGISSGFDSGKGAIMLLGIGIIAGSALISKKL comes from the coding sequence GTGGCTACTAGTAATACAACCACAACACCCCGCGATACCTGGGGTTCGAAGTTAGGATTCGTAATGGCTGCAGCAGGTTCTGCTGTTGGCTTAGGTAACATCTGGAAATTCCCATACACAGCAGGCGAAAGTGGCGGCGGTGCATTCGTTGCAATTTACCTGTTTTTTGTAATCTTCATTGGTTTCAGTGTCATGCTGACTGAATTTGCGATTGGCCGTCATACGCAAAAATCAGCAGTAGGTGCATTTAAATCGACTGACCGTCGTTGGACGTTCGCTGGTGTTATCGGCGTAGTCAGTGGTCTACTTATCATGGGTTTCTACCCTGTAGTAGGTGGCTGGTCTATCGCATACATCGGTAAAATTGCTGGTGGTCTACTAGACGCACCTGAAGCAATTGGCGACAGCTTCGGTGGCTTTATCTCAAATCCAGTTCAACCACTTATGTGGATGGGCCTATACCTACTACTTAACGTTGTCATCGTTATGAAGGGTATTTCTGGCGGTATTGAGAAAGCGGGTAAGATTCTGATGCCACTTCTTTTCATCATCCTTATCGTGGTATCAATCAAAGGCCTAATGCTTCCGGGCGCGATGGCTGGTCTTGAATTCCTATTCAGCCCTGACTTCTCTAAAGTAGACAGCGGTGTAATCCTAGCTGCACTAGGTCAAGCATTCTTCTCACTATCTCTTGGTATGGGTTGTATGTTGACTTACGGTTCTTACCTTAAGAAGAAAGAGAACCTAGTTCAAACTACAGCGATGGTTACAGCGATGGATACAGGCGTTGCTATCCTAGCTGGTGTTGCAATGTTCCCTGCAATGTTCGCATTCGGTATGGAACCTGCAGCTGGTCCTGGTCTAGTATTCGTTGTTGTTCCTCAGCTATTCGCTGAAATGGGCGGCGTAGTTGGTCTTCTATTCGCTCTTATGTTCTTCGTTGGCCTAAGTGTTGCGGCACTAACGTCTTCAGTATCTCTACTTGAAGTTGTGGTTTCGTACCTAATCGATGAGAAAGGCATGAAGCGTGTGACTGCAGTACTGTCTGCAAGTGTAGTAATGGCGATTCTATGTATCTTCGCTTCTCTATCACTTGGTGGCTTCGGTCCAACACTGTTCGGTACTGGTGCGTTCGATATCTTCGACCTACTAACTGATAAGATCTTCCTAGCAGTTGGCGGTATGTTGGTATGTATCTTCGCTGGTTGGAGACTGAACCGTGCTGACCTAGAGAAAGAAATCACTAACGACGGTGAAGTATCTTTCCCACTATTCGGTCTATGGTACACACTCGTTAAGTACATCATCCCAGTAGCTATCGCTATCGTAGCGTTCATGGGTATCTCTTCTGGCTTCGACAGCGGTAAAGGTGCAATCATGCTACTAGGTATTGGTATCATTGCTGGCTCTGCGCTTATCTCTAAGAAGTTATAG
- a CDS encoding ABC transporter substrate-binding protein, translating to MNKIVSTLGIMATVAYSATIYADEATSTDSWNQIEQQAEGETVYFHAWGGSQEINRYLQWAGKKLQSDYGVTLKHVKVTDIAETTTRLLAEKAAGKNTEGSVDIVWINGENFRSMKDNALLFGPFTESLPNWQYVDKSLPIDVDFSEPTEGLEAPWGVGQLVFIHDQETLHNPPQSFSEMLSYAQAFPNRLSYPRPPEFHGTSFVKSLLIELTDNNPALAKPVSEDNFQEVTAPLWAYLDKFHKVAWRGGKQFPAGTSESIQLLDDGQLDLAITFNPNSVYSAQASGRLAETTKAYALESGALSNIHFLAIPWNANASAGAQVTINFLLSPEAQSRKGDLNVWGDPSVLSSKYLTGSAKNTQQFKSIDEPHPSWQNALEKEWLKRYGN from the coding sequence ATGAACAAGATAGTAAGTACGTTAGGAATCATGGCAACCGTTGCATACAGCGCAACCATTTATGCTGATGAAGCAACATCAACCGATAGCTGGAACCAAATTGAACAGCAGGCAGAGGGAGAAACTGTCTACTTTCACGCTTGGGGCGGAAGCCAAGAGATCAATCGTTACCTACAATGGGCAGGCAAGAAGTTACAGAGTGACTACGGTGTTACCTTAAAGCATGTCAAAGTCACTGATATTGCCGAAACCACCACTCGCTTACTTGCAGAAAAGGCGGCTGGTAAGAACACAGAAGGCAGTGTCGATATCGTCTGGATCAATGGTGAAAACTTCCGTTCGATGAAAGACAACGCGCTGTTGTTTGGACCATTCACAGAATCACTTCCAAACTGGCAGTACGTTGATAAATCTTTACCTATTGATGTCGACTTCTCTGAACCGACAGAAGGCCTAGAAGCACCATGGGGCGTTGGACAACTTGTGTTCATCCATGACCAAGAGACACTGCACAATCCACCACAATCTTTCTCAGAGATGTTGAGCTACGCTCAAGCTTTCCCGAATCGCTTAAGCTACCCTCGCCCACCTGAATTTCACGGCACCAGCTTCGTCAAGTCTCTACTGATTGAGCTCACAGACAACAACCCTGCACTTGCTAAGCCGGTTTCAGAAGACAACTTCCAAGAAGTTACGGCACCACTTTGGGCTTACCTAGATAAATTCCATAAAGTGGCGTGGCGCGGTGGCAAACAATTCCCAGCAGGCACATCTGAAAGCATCCAACTTCTGGATGATGGTCAGCTCGATTTAGCGATTACATTCAATCCAAACTCTGTGTATTCAGCACAAGCAAGCGGCCGTTTAGCGGAAACTACCAAAGCGTATGCATTAGAAAGCGGCGCTCTGTCTAACATCCACTTCCTTGCGATTCCTTGGAATGCTAATGCAAGTGCTGGTGCTCAAGTCACCATCAACTTCTTATTGAGCCCTGAAGCACAATCGCGTAAAGGCGACCTCAACGTTTGGGGCGATCCTTCAGTGTTGAGCAGCAAGTACCTGACTGGAAGCGCTAAAAACACCCAGCAATTTAAATCGATTGATGAACCACATCCAAGCTGGCAAAACGCGCTCGAGAAAGAGTGGCTTAAGCGATACGGTAACTAA
- a CDS encoding class I SAM-dependent methyltransferase codes for MEASALPLFFSHIEQQLNEVPNELRRIFHGRGKFWPGLDQLTCDWVDGQLLVNVFKEVDDEFLSSLKAGLVDLTNKDIWQAKQGTSIVLQHRYADGAPSEVLWGELNDSPVVVEHGLKYQLDIGRNQNFGLFLDMRNGRQWVQENAKDKNVLNLFAYTCGFSVAAIAGGARQCMNVDMSRGSLNKGRDNHRLNEHDMRSVNFLGYDIFKSWGKIKKGGPYELVIIDPPSFQKGSFALTKDYKKILRRLPELLTEGGEVIACVNSPAVSPNFLIETMAEEAPSVEFIERLDNPPEFVDVDLDSSLKVLRFKINASADA; via the coding sequence ATGGAAGCATCAGCTTTACCTCTGTTTTTTAGTCATATTGAACAGCAACTTAATGAAGTGCCGAATGAACTACGCCGTATTTTTCACGGTCGTGGTAAGTTTTGGCCAGGCCTAGATCAACTGACATGTGATTGGGTTGATGGGCAGCTACTGGTTAACGTATTCAAAGAAGTAGACGATGAGTTCTTGTCATCTCTTAAAGCCGGACTGGTTGACTTGACCAATAAAGACATCTGGCAAGCAAAGCAGGGCACGAGTATTGTTCTGCAACACCGCTATGCCGATGGCGCGCCTTCAGAGGTTTTATGGGGCGAACTTAATGACTCTCCGGTTGTGGTTGAGCATGGTCTTAAGTACCAATTAGATATTGGCCGTAATCAGAACTTTGGTTTGTTCCTAGACATGCGTAATGGTCGTCAGTGGGTGCAAGAAAATGCCAAGGATAAGAATGTTCTTAACCTGTTCGCATACACTTGTGGTTTCTCCGTCGCAGCTATCGCTGGTGGCGCTCGCCAATGCATGAACGTGGATATGTCTCGCGGTTCGTTGAATAAAGGCCGTGATAACCACCGTCTGAATGAACACGACATGCGCTCGGTTAATTTCCTTGGCTACGATATCTTCAAGTCGTGGGGAAAAATCAAGAAAGGCGGCCCTTACGAGCTAGTGATCATCGATCCGCCTTCGTTCCAAAAAGGCAGCTTTGCTTTAACTAAAGATTACAAAAAGATCTTACGTCGTTTGCCTGAGCTCCTAACAGAAGGTGGCGAAGTGATTGCTTGTGTCAACTCACCAGCAGTATCACCAAACTTCCTAATTGAGACGATGGCAGAAGAAGCGCCAAGCGTTGAGTTCATTGAGCGTTTAGACAACCCGCCTGAGTTTGTCGATGTTGACCTTGATTCAAGCCTTAAGGTACTGAGGTTTAAGATTAATGCTTCTGCTGACGCTTAA
- the cls gene encoding cardiolipin synthase, translating into MEKLYHFLTLASVALYWVLVAGVTFRVVLKRRSVSVSLAWLMVIYIIPIVGVACYFLFGELNLGKKRAERAHRMFTPFGDWFRQLNDCQLHLPGKIGSPIHKIDELCNNRMGIPALSGNTLSLQSSPNEILHAIIEDIENAQTSIKMVFYIWHPGGLTDSVASALIRAAKRGVDVKVLLDSAGSPRFFKSHWHSMMKDAGVHVVQALEVSPWRIFLRRLDLRQHRKIIVIDETIAYTGSMNMVDPAYFKQGSGVGQWIDVMVRVTGPTVNVLSAIHGWDWEVETGVRILPDLPECAVEEIKTHHPVQVVPSGPGMPEYLILQVLTIAINQANHSVRITTPYFVPSADLLETLKMTAQRGVNVELIIPHNNDSLMVKWASRAFYTELLEAGVKIYEFYGGLLHTKSVVIDEEFCLIGTVNIDMRSLWLNFEVTLAVDDVHFTQQLSELQQSYIDSSHPVELEQWEKRNLRNRFFERLFYLFNPLL; encoded by the coding sequence GTGGAAAAGCTCTACCATTTTTTAACTTTAGCTTCTGTCGCTTTGTACTGGGTTCTCGTAGCCGGTGTGACTTTCCGTGTCGTACTAAAACGACGCTCAGTGAGTGTTTCTCTCGCGTGGCTGATGGTTATCTACATTATCCCGATTGTTGGGGTCGCTTGTTACTTCCTTTTCGGTGAGCTAAACCTAGGTAAAAAAAGGGCTGAGCGCGCACATCGCATGTTTACTCCCTTTGGTGATTGGTTCCGACAATTAAATGATTGTCAGCTCCACCTTCCCGGTAAAATTGGCTCCCCTATCCACAAGATCGATGAGCTTTGTAACAACCGAATGGGCATTCCTGCGCTCAGTGGAAACACACTTTCATTGCAATCTTCACCCAATGAGATCCTACACGCAATTATCGAAGATATAGAAAATGCCCAGACCAGCATCAAAATGGTTTTCTATATTTGGCACCCTGGCGGCCTCACTGATTCAGTCGCATCGGCTTTAATACGAGCGGCGAAACGCGGTGTCGATGTTAAGGTTTTACTCGATTCTGCAGGTAGCCCTCGATTCTTCAAAAGCCATTGGCATTCAATGATGAAAGACGCTGGCGTTCACGTTGTGCAAGCATTAGAAGTTAGCCCTTGGCGTATTTTTTTACGACGTCTCGATTTGAGGCAACATCGTAAAATCATCGTGATTGATGAGACCATTGCCTACACAGGTTCAATGAATATGGTCGATCCTGCGTATTTCAAACAAGGTTCAGGCGTAGGTCAATGGATCGACGTCATGGTGCGCGTGACTGGGCCTACGGTTAACGTATTGTCTGCAATTCATGGTTGGGATTGGGAAGTTGAAACAGGTGTACGCATTCTTCCTGACCTACCGGAGTGTGCTGTCGAAGAAATAAAGACTCATCACCCAGTGCAAGTGGTTCCGTCTGGTCCGGGTATGCCGGAATATTTGATCCTGCAAGTTCTGACCATTGCGATTAATCAGGCGAATCACTCTGTTCGTATCACTACGCCCTACTTCGTACCCAGTGCCGACTTACTAGAAACACTTAAAATGACCGCGCAGCGTGGTGTTAACGTAGAACTGATTATTCCACACAACAACGATTCATTGATGGTCAAATGGGCTTCTCGCGCGTTTTACACAGAACTTCTTGAAGCTGGCGTAAAGATCTATGAGTTTTACGGTGGCCTTCTTCATACCAAATCGGTAGTGATCGATGAAGAGTTTTGCTTGATTGGGACGGTCAATATCGACATGCGCAGTTTGTGGCTGAACTTTGAAGTGACGCTTGCTGTGGATGATGTGCACTTCACTCAACAGCTATCTGAATTACAGCAGTCCTATATTGATTCTTCTCATCCTGTTGAATTGGAACAATGGGAAAAAAGGAATTTGAGAAACCGTTTCTTTGAAAGGCTGTTCTACTTATTTAACCCGCTGCTCTAA
- a CDS encoding CDP-alcohol phosphatidyltransferase family protein has product MLDKYSIKVIKWPLNQSAKLLNQFGITANQTTLFGFLVGCLAFPALAFQQYEWALGFIVLNRVCDGLDGALARIQGISDAGGFLDISLDFLFYSLIPFGFVIANPEHNAIAGAFLIFSFIGTGSSFLAFAVMAGKRGIENPVYKHKSLYYMSGLTEGTETIACFIAFCIWPQHFAIIAYTFGAACWLTTFMRIYFGFQTLKTQQES; this is encoded by the coding sequence ATGCTGGATAAGTACTCCATCAAGGTCATTAAGTGGCCATTAAACCAATCAGCTAAGTTACTGAACCAATTTGGTATCACGGCCAATCAAACCACCCTGTTCGGATTTTTAGTCGGCTGTTTAGCGTTCCCTGCGTTAGCATTTCAACAATATGAGTGGGCGTTAGGATTCATTGTATTGAACAGAGTGTGTGATGGGCTTGATGGCGCTTTGGCTCGAATCCAAGGCATCAGTGATGCGGGCGGCTTCCTCGATATCAGCCTCGATTTCCTTTTCTACTCATTAATCCCTTTTGGTTTTGTGATTGCGAACCCAGAGCACAACGCTATTGCCGGTGCATTTTTGATCTTCTCTTTTATCGGCACGGGCAGCAGCTTTTTGGCGTTTGCGGTGATGGCAGGCAAACGAGGCATCGAGAACCCCGTTTATAAGCACAAGTCACTCTACTACATGTCTGGGCTAACCGAAGGCACAGAAACCATCGCTTGTTTCATTGCTTTCTGTATTTGGCCTCAACACTTTGCAATTATCGCTTATACCTTTGGCGCAGCGTGTTGGTTGACTACGTTTATGCGTATTTATTTTGGGTTCCAGACACTCAAGACTCAGCAAGAGAGTTAG
- a CDS encoding ATP-binding cassette domain-containing protein, which translates to MSLHLNDLAIHKNDGVSLFSALNVTLESGQVLALMGPSGCGKSTLLDAVAGHLNDEFSYSGTVVLNDIQLDDLPSHQREVGILFQDDLLFPHLKVWENLAFSLPNSVKGSARQQQAMTALKDIELTHLAESFPDQISGGQRARISLTRMLLAKPKLALLDEPFSKLDQELRAQFRDWVFEQLTKANIPTLMVTHDEADVPQGAQVLSWPWRNHNAG; encoded by the coding sequence ATGAGTCTGCACCTCAACGACCTCGCCATCCATAAAAACGATGGTGTATCGCTGTTTTCAGCGCTAAACGTAACATTAGAATCAGGCCAAGTATTGGCTTTGATGGGGCCGAGTGGCTGCGGGAAATCGACTTTGTTGGACGCCGTAGCGGGTCACCTTAATGATGAGTTTTCGTATTCTGGCACCGTTGTTTTGAACGACATTCAGCTCGACGACTTGCCATCACATCAGCGTGAAGTCGGAATTCTGTTTCAAGATGACTTGTTGTTCCCTCATCTCAAGGTATGGGAGAACTTGGCGTTCTCTTTGCCTAATTCCGTTAAGGGTTCAGCTCGTCAACAGCAAGCAATGACCGCGTTAAAAGACATTGAGTTAACTCATTTAGCTGAGTCATTCCCTGACCAAATATCCGGGGGCCAAAGAGCAAGAATAAGCTTAACACGTATGCTTTTGGCGAAGCCTAAATTGGCTTTACTTGATGAACCGTTCAGTAAGTTAGACCAAGAGCTCAGAGCACAGTTTCGCGATTGGGTGTTTGAGCAGCTGACAAAAGCCAACATCCCTACGCTGATGGTGACGCACGACGAAGCTGATGTGCCTCAAGGGGCGCAAGTGCTGTCTTGGCCATGGAGAAATCATAATGCTGGATAA
- a CDS encoding ABC transporter permease, producing the protein MLRALYFVVIAVCIIPTIPGVAGVVASSLSFIPPLGLEEPSLNGFSQVFQWEGAWHSIGLSLGSAIASSYIACFLTFCILQASWGNKFWRKIELTLSPMLAIPHVAFAIGFAFLFSPTGLGARAVHHLLGESAASSELALLVKDPYAFGLIIMLALKEVPFLLLMSISILQQIDVERITKVSASLGYSRSQIWWKCIFPQWFTKLRFPMLAVLAYSVSVVDIALIIGPTNPPTFAVLVWQWFNDPDLNLLPRAAAGAIVLFGLASLIIALARLIEWAILKYFRTWQYSGRTGTNLPGKTVFAVLATLSLLIIPLMGIWSVAQRWRFPDVLPSRYSMRFWEFEWDGIMSTVGQSLWIGLIAASVALLLALVAHEYRIKYKWQVPGFIIAIPMLIPQLSVLFGMQVTTLYIGSNAYKFWVIWAHVFFAFPFVYLSLDGPWKSFNDGLIKASLSLGKSPFQSWYSIKLPILLPAIAFAWAVGISVSLAQYLPTLMLGAGRISTITTEAVALTSGFDRRVTAIYAIWQALLPLFFFSLAILVSRLQLRYRRLTFKGFLTNESAPQRPRHP; encoded by the coding sequence ATGCTACGCGCTCTATATTTTGTTGTTATAGCTGTGTGCATTATCCCTACGATTCCTGGGGTAGCGGGAGTAGTGGCTTCGTCACTGAGTTTCATCCCGCCCCTAGGTTTAGAGGAGCCCTCACTCAACGGTTTTAGCCAAGTCTTCCAATGGGAAGGAGCTTGGCACTCGATTGGCTTAAGCCTAGGTTCAGCCATCGCAAGCAGCTACATCGCCTGTTTTCTTACCTTTTGTATTCTTCAAGCCTCTTGGGGAAACAAGTTTTGGAGAAAGATTGAGCTAACGCTATCGCCAATGCTTGCCATCCCACATGTTGCTTTTGCCATTGGCTTTGCTTTTCTATTTAGCCCGACAGGCCTTGGAGCCAGAGCCGTGCATCACTTACTTGGTGAATCGGCTGCGAGTTCTGAATTGGCTTTGTTGGTCAAAGACCCATACGCGTTCGGTCTCATCATCATGTTGGCGCTCAAAGAAGTCCCTTTCTTATTGCTGATGAGCATATCGATACTTCAACAAATCGATGTCGAACGTATCACTAAGGTGAGTGCTTCACTGGGCTACAGTCGTTCTCAGATTTGGTGGAAATGTATTTTCCCACAATGGTTTACCAAGCTTCGCTTCCCTATGTTGGCCGTACTTGCTTACAGCGTGTCGGTTGTCGATATTGCTTTGATCATTGGCCCAACTAACCCGCCGACCTTTGCCGTTTTGGTATGGCAATGGTTTAACGACCCAGACCTTAATTTATTGCCACGAGCAGCCGCTGGCGCCATCGTTTTATTCGGTTTAGCTTCGTTGATCATCGCCTTAGCCCGTTTAATCGAATGGGCAATTCTGAAGTACTTTAGAACTTGGCAATATTCAGGCAGAACAGGCACAAACCTTCCAGGAAAAACGGTCTTCGCAGTGCTTGCGACATTATCACTACTGATCATCCCACTAATGGGGATTTGGAGTGTTGCCCAACGTTGGCGCTTCCCTGATGTACTTCCAAGTCGCTATAGCATGCGTTTTTGGGAGTTTGAGTGGGATGGCATCATGAGCACCGTCGGGCAAAGCTTATGGATTGGGCTTATTGCTGCTTCCGTTGCTTTATTACTCGCGCTGGTGGCTCATGAATACCGAATCAAATACAAATGGCAAGTTCCAGGCTTTATTATCGCGATTCCCATGTTGATACCTCAACTCTCAGTATTGTTTGGCATGCAAGTGACCACCCTATACATAGGCAGCAACGCTTATAAGTTTTGGGTGATTTGGGCACACGTATTCTTTGCCTTCCCGTTTGTGTACTTGTCTTTAGATGGCCCTTGGAAAAGCTTCAATGATGGCCTAATAAAAGCCTCACTCAGCCTAGGTAAATCACCATTTCAAAGTTGGTACTCCATTAAGCTGCCGATATTGCTGCCTGCTATCGCCTTCGCTTGGGCGGTCGGGATCAGTGTGAGTTTGGCTCAGTACCTGCCGACATTAATGCTCGGTGCAGGTCGCATTAGCACGATCACCACAGAAGCTGTTGCCCTAACCAGTGGTTTCGACCGCAGGGTAACGGCAATTTATGCTATCTGGCAGGCCTTGTTGCCTCTGTTCTTTTTCTCTTTAGCGATATTGGTCAGCCGACTTCAACTCAGATATCGCCGTCTTACTTTTAAAGGTTTTCTAACGAATGAGTCTGCACCTCAACGACCTCGCCATCCATAA
- a CDS encoding TIGR01621 family pseudouridine synthase, with protein MFDILLNHSDFLLINKHPGVSVHKDDGDTMLLQEVANALNEPKLYLVHRLDKMTSGILLLAKNASAASELSQLFAKREVEKYYLAIGSKKPKKKQGLISGDMERSRRSSWKLLTSKENPAITQFLSATAEPGERLLLCKPYTGRTHQIRVAMKSIGSAIVGDPIYNPSSEADRGYLHAFAIRFTYQSQAYEYVCDPRNLDSLGKKWHQEMVSAGLDSWLEPWSLTWPKLNTK; from the coding sequence ATGTTCGACATTCTTCTGAACCATTCAGATTTTTTACTCATTAATAAGCACCCTGGAGTCAGCGTCCACAAAGACGATGGTGACACCATGCTGCTGCAAGAAGTCGCTAATGCGCTTAATGAGCCGAAGTTATATCTCGTTCACCGCCTCGATAAAATGACCTCAGGTATTCTGCTGTTAGCAAAGAATGCCTCGGCAGCGAGTGAGCTTTCACAGCTGTTCGCAAAGCGTGAAGTAGAGAAGTACTACCTTGCGATTGGTTCGAAGAAGCCAAAGAAAAAGCAGGGGTTGATCTCTGGTGATATGGAACGTTCACGACGTTCAAGCTGGAAACTACTGACAAGCAAAGAAAATCCAGCGATTACCCAGTTTTTATCTGCAACCGCTGAACCCGGCGAGCGTCTGCTGTTATGCAAACCTTATACGGGACGCACGCATCAGATCCGTGTTGCGATGAAGTCGATCGGCTCGGCCATTGTTGGTGACCCTATTTATAATCCATCGAGTGAGGCTGATAGAGGCTATCTGCATGCCTTCGCGATTCGATTTACCTATCAATCACAAGCCTACGAATATGTCTGCGACCCAAGGAACCTCGATTCCTTAGGTAAGAAATGGCATCAAGAGATGGTGTCTGCTGGTTTAGACAGTTGGCTTGAACCTTGGTCATTAACTTGGCCGAAGCTAAATACTAAGTGA